The genomic interval TAATATTGCATAGTACATATTATTAATATGGTATCCTTTTAATTTTTCTATTGCAGGCAAGCTTAAACTTGATGATTGGAAAGTAGGAAGGTAAacgtattaaaaaaaatattgtaatgctactacttataatatatattttggtgTAAGTCAAACACACTATTTTTTGTTATCTTGTGGACACAATTACACATACTGTCATGTTTATGCAAATTGTTGAACCGGTTTATCTCTTTATTTATATGCATAGCACAATCTTTTCATTTTTGTTAACTGTGAAATTCTTACAGAACATGCTGGTTAAGGTGAAACTAGGGGATGCCcaaaaatttgtcaaaatatctGAGCTAAGACTGAAGGATTTTTTTGTCTGcaggtaaaaaaaatgtttatttaggtgTATTTAGCTGTATTTTAGCAGCAAGCTTCTTAAAGTTAGATTTTTAAAGACCATTCATGTCAAAACTACAATGTAAGCAGTTTAGTTTCTCTTTAACTTCTCTTTAACTTGTTTTCAGCCTTTCTAAAATTTGGTGTCCCAACTGTGCCCGAGGGAGTGAAGATTGTTGATGAATCGGGGACTGAGGTGGATGATGATGTGTTTGAGGACGTAATTAAGGATCCCTCACTTGGAGTTCTCACCATCATATATGGTGCAGGTTTGTATCTGACAGGTTATAGACATTTCCTCaacctatagaccccttcaaggtttgtaaacattggatgattatcgggtgcgcgcgcagcacagggtcgaactgttcataccatttaggctttataatttaatctaacaatgctgaaaaatgatgacttacctcaaatgaagtgagcactacaaacacaagcctctttgatctttgcatcgtcccagtctgcacgttaattgcttgcagacgcagatgttgtatttttttgtttttgagattctgcatgaatcgcataaacttaacggaagacctcgtgcgattttcacagcccacgacgtaagtaggcatttttgacgataccgaataatacgcaactcaatcagctgtaatgacttttctgaccccgacatgcgcagtgggaacagcctgtgacgtgaaccgtgaaggggtctattactAACATGCAAACTTTTTTAACCACATGAATGTATATGCACCCAGATGTACTATCTGCCTCTCCACAAGCCTCTCCTGTGCAGTCAGATCGGTCACTTTCTTCGTCCACTGACTCCAATGAATCACGTGATACAGTCATCATTGCGGAAAGCCCTTCCAGTAAACGAATGAGGATAGATTCCGAAGCCAAAAGGGTGGGGATCGAGATTTTAATACTTGAGCATTTTGAGAAGTGTTAACATTTGATATGTGTGATTGgagtttaaaaagaaaaataaaacttttagaATAGATACCGttaattaattgttttaaattatgcTGGAATTGCAATGAAATGTCTTAACATgccatatttattattttttttctcaattgATTTTTAGTTGGTAGAATCCATTCTGATCCAGAAACCAGGCGGGGagcaaataataaatgaatacaaCCGAACAAAGTCTTTGGGGGATGAAACAAGGAGAAAAATGGTTAACATCCTGGCCGCTGatatgacagaaaaaaatgggTAATCAGCATTATGATCATTATTATTAAACGATAATTGTCTTTTAAACATTGTATCGTTTTAAGCCAATCTAATTTCTTAATTATGCAGTTCATCCCCACCAAGGCAGGTGAAAGAAAAATATGCCAGAGGAATTGTGGCTTTGTTTCCTTACCTCAGTGATCCCTTTTCCAAAAATGGCTATGTAAGTGTCACTCAGTTTTTGCATTGAAAAATGCTGACATTTTAAATGCTGTTGATCACACACACCCATGCTAGAGTTGTTGTTCCTGAATTATAAGTTATTTAATCATTCaggttttttttgtttctgtatttttgttttgtaaggAGCATTACTATGATGGTGAGAGCGGCACTGGATACTTAGCATGGAGAATTAAGACTATACAGAGAGGCTTGGCTAAAGAGAGACGAACATCATTTGAAGGTACACAATCAAATTCAGAAATCTTTTGACCTCTAAGCTACTTTCTGTACCTGTACGAAGTTTACTTTGATGATATGAGGAAAAAACTTAAGTGTTTAAGATCATAAAATGCTCTGGTGTTTACCATCAGGACAAGGACCATCTGCTGAGGGGATGTCTGGTGGACCAACTATAAGACGAGAACCACAATTTGCTCCAGAGGCTGTCTTGAGTGAGGATGAATGCAAGGAAGCAATTGCATTCATGAAGCATTCTGCTGATGAGGACTCCGTCAAGATGAAAATGAAGTTGACATTTGACTATCGCCATGGCATGGTTCTTGACCCTGTGCAGTCGAACAATATACTGACAGTCTTTCCACGTTTCAAAGACATTAAAGGCTTGGTATGCGTTCATAATAATTTTGAGcaatttttataaatttatttCTGATGTATAAAAAGTGATTCAGTGCTTAAATAGATTTCTATTTAATAAGATGTTGACTGGTTCTCACAGATACAGATTTTAGGTAATTAGGTCATTTTTTTGTCCACTTGTTAGATTAAACAAGACTTCGTTCTGATGTTTGGAGGAGCAGTGTCAGGTAAGCTGCTGGAGAGGTGGCCAACCATGTTCAAGAAAAAGGTTATTCAGCATTGCAAAAATCTTCCGACCACCAGTGATGTGCAAGAACTGCTGATAGCTGCTGAACATCCCACTGATGACTCTGAAGAGAGTGCTAATTTTGGTAAGATGTTTAAGGTTAATTAAAATATTGCAGAATTTGTTCAGTAATAGTTAATATCATGATTAACACTTAAAGGACCATTATGGTAGAATGCATTTTTTGTACTGTTCATTAATTTTCATTATTGCTAACTTGTATCTAAACAGTTTGGGACAGTGATCTCTCCTCCAAACTACTGCTTTTGCATTTGATCCCACCTTCTGCTCAAGGCAGGAAGAGGCCAGGAAAGGTGTCTGCTTCTCAAGCAGAGAGGCATCTTGTTGTCTTCAAGAAGGTTGGTTTTTTGTttggttgttaaatttatttgcttatttattttatgaattagtaatattttatttacaatttgCTTTGTTTTCTCAGAGTGGAACAAACATAGAAGAGCATCTTCGAAACATCACTGGGAGTGACCAACCCTATCTCTTGGCTGTGGGACCTCAGAAGAACGCAGTTCATCAGTACTTCATCATTCTTGATCAGCATGCCATTCCGTGCAAGTCAACCTCTTCTCTTGGTGCCTTTGACGAACTGTTTAAGGCACACTTTGTATTTGGCACTAATTACAACACTATTTTGCACAACATGTACACTTTCATTCAGACTGTGTACAACATAGATGTTGGCAAAGTAAATGAGAGTCCTCGTGTTGCAGAGGTTAGAGTAAGGCTTCTTAGCTAGGGTATCCAGACCAGATGAAGTGTTTTGCTTGTCAGGCCGAGTTCAATGGTTCAAAATTACTTCTTAGGCACTTCAGATTAGTTCATGGTTTTGTTCCTGGAAAGAATCTTCGCCTTAAATGTGCAGAGTCAGGATGTGGTTCAGTGTTTGGTAGTTTTTCAGGTTTTCGGAAACATCTACACATAAAACATGCCGAAGAAAGTGACCAGAGTTTTGACGTCATTGACAACTTGGACACTGCAGTGGCAGATGCAGAGAGTAGTTCTGCAACATTTGATCAGGTTAGCAATGCTGGAGAAGTGGCCACAACATCTGCGTTGTTAAAGTCAAATAAGAGCACTTTGGATATGTGTGCCTCTGCTGTTGCCCAACTAAACGTTGCTGGATTAAGTCAGTCTGCTATAAATAGTTTTGTTTCATCTATGGAAGAAGTTGTTTCTGAAATTCATAGTCAGGCTAAGGATGCAGCTTTGCTCTGTCTATCTTCACAGGACACTGGTACTAAAAGGAAAATAGAAAATTATTTTGAGGAACTAAAAAACCCATTTACGTTGTTAAATTCTGATGCCAAAAGAAAGAAATTGTTTGCAGAAAAATGGGGAACTGTTGAACCAAGAGAAATAGTTCTTGGAACACGATTTGACAGCAGGAGAAATAAAACCACAGGAACGTTTAATCAAGTTATTGTAACTGATAGGTATTCTTATATTCCCATTTTAGAAACACTTAAGGCCATTTTACAAAATCCACAACTAACAAACTTGTTTAAACCCAGACATGTCCCAAAGGAAGGTGTTTATGTTGATCTAAGTGATGCatcatattttaaaagtaatccCTTATTTGTAACTGAAAAGGATGCTTTACAAATTCAGCTATTTTACGATGATTTTGAGACGGCTAATCCTTTGGGTCCCAAAAAGGGTGTACACAAATTGGGTGCAATCTATTTTACATTAAGGAATTTTCCCCCAATTTTTAACTCCTCATTAGTAAATATTCATTTATGTGCCCTTTTTCATGCACAGGACATTAGGCGTTATGGTTTTAATTCTATACTTGAACCTCTTGTTAATGATTTAAAAGTGCTTGAGATTAAAGGGATTCAGAATCCAGTATCTGGACATTGTATCAGGGGTACGATTGTTCAAGTCACTGGGGATAATCTTGGCTTACATGGCTTGTTTGGGTTCCTTGAGTCATTTGGGGCTCGATATTGCTGTCATTTCTGTCTCCTTGAAAAAGATCGCTTCCAATCTGTGTTCTGTGAAGATAACCCAGAAGTTGTACTTCGAACTACTGAAATGCATTCTTTGCACTGTGAGACAATACAGACTGACTCTTCATTACCTCACATTTATGGTGTTAAACGGGTGTGTTTGTTAAATTCTCTCAAATATTTCAACACTGCCAACAATTTTTCAGTGGATATAATGCACGACGTTCTAGGAGTTGCACAGTTAGAGGTTAAACTTGTTTTGCAATACATTCAGCTTCATTTTCTGAGTGCTAATGATCTTGCTGGCAGAATACATGCTTTTGACTATGGTTATAATCAGCAGCGGAACCGTCCTCCAATGGTCAAATTGTTTGATGGAAGCAATGATTTGGGTTTAAATGCCATCCAATCTTGGTGCTTGTTGCGCAACATGCCCCTATTATTTGGTGATTTAATACAGCAAGATGATAAGTACTGGCATCTTTTGCTTTTACTTCTTCAAATTGTTAACATCATATTTTCTCCAGTCCTAACAGAAGGCATGACCTTTTATCTTAAACATTTAATAGCTGAACATCACCAACTGTTTAAAAACTTGTTTCCAGAACGAAATCTTTTACCCAAACATCACTTCATGCTGCACTACCCACGAAGCATAAGAGAAATTGGACCAATTCTCCACATGTGGTGTATGCGTTATGAAGCTaaacacaaattttttaaaacacaattgaaaagcttcaaaaacatcaCTAAAACACTAGCCAAAAAGCACCAGAGTTGTATGGCAATGTATTGGGAGTCTTTTAGCCATGATAGATTGTCTCTTGGCCCAGGAAAGATGATGGCGCTCAGTGAACTTAAAGGTGGTCAAGAAATGGCCTCCAGACTTGGAGCGGTAATGTCAGATCTCATCTATTGTGTAAAGTGGATCAAGCACCATGGAACTGAGTATCGCCCTGATTTTataatctgtactcaagtagcATGTGAGATGCCAGTGTTCTGCAAGATTAAGACCATTGCTGTAAAagatgaaaatgttttgttatgcGGAACACTACTGGaaactgtatgttttgatgacCATTATCATTCATTTAAAGTCAGACTGCACCCAGACAGAGTTTTAAAGGTTGTGAATGTTGAGGagttatgttattttaaaccatTTGATATCCAGATGAAATACGGTACAACAGATTCTGCACTGCATGTAGTGCCGTACTGTCATTTCATGCAGacttgatgtttgtgttttttatttttgtgcatgtatgtgtatgtttCTAAAGCCTGAATGTGTTTTAATAAACGTTTTTAAGAGGTAATTTGACATCGTATTAGActtattattacttttaaaagtgtagAAATTAACACtactaaaatatttttggaaacACTTTACAGTGTCATTGGCAATAAAAAACACTCTTTTAGAGTTAATTTTACACTGTAACAGATTAACATAATTACACTACAGAGTGAAATACTAACACTtaatggtgtttattttattgacCTTTAACCTTTAATAACACAAAATAggtgttaaaatatttttcttaggGAGTTAATTTTCATCATTAAAAGTGTAAATTATCTCTACATTAGTGACAAATTAACACTAAACTGAGTTAATTTCCCCATAGTGTTAATTGTTGTAACACTGTTTGGTGTTGATTAGTGTTACATTTCTACTCAAAATAGAGTTAATTTTACTCTTAAAATTTAACACTATGTCTAGAGTTAGTTTATCACCAATTCTGAGTGGGACCAAATACACTCGGGCACAGTGTTAATTTCAACTCTTAtagagttaatttaacactgcaAATTTTACTGTTTATAATGGACAATGGTTGGATCTTCCTTCAGGGCAATGAtccaaaacaaacatcaaaattaacacaaaaattagTCACTGAGCAAAAGTGTCCCAGTCCCCTGACCTGaaccttacactgtaaaaaacgtgctgtaattttgcagctggttgccagtaacttactgtagaagataaaggctaaaaatgtttcatattcatttaactttgaacaaactgttgccagtaaataacataaatgtaaaatctacagtaacgTACTGGCTGCTAGTtcccagtaatacccattaatactgtaatttctacagaaatattttacagtgtaaagaAAATGAGTGGGATGAACTAAAGAGAAGAAGAACCAACAGCTGGAATCTGAAGGATCTGGAGTGATTCTGCATGAAGGAATGATCTCTGATCTCTTGTCAGGTGTTCTCCAAATTCATCAGGCATTATAGGTGAAGACTCAGAGCTGTTCTCTTGGGAAAAGGAGGTTGCATAAAGTATTGAAAAAAAGGGTATGATTAATTGCGAGCAGTGTATATAAAGGAAAATATTTCTCTCATAATGAGATTTCCCCccatttaaaatgattattctCCAATAAAAGGTTGGatttttgtagattttttaaataaaagatcaaAAGTATTAATGATGCAGATTTACCTTCACAGCCTTCTTTGGCCATATTCACAAAGGGTAGGTAGGCTATGAATAATTTTGAGCACGACTGCtcaatgaagagtttcgttgcaaaacgagataactctgggtttttttcagaaatctcgtctTTTGGTgggcattccaattaatatcatttcaaatgcagttggtttgttttgatttaaacctttataacttaaaaaaaatacagctaagtagcaccataatacaaaataataacatgataataataaacatgttttgacaaaaatgtatctcattttgcaacgaaagtattcatatatatatatatatcagttcTTTCTGGTTTTCAAGGTTTTCAAATCTGTTTTTCTAAAAGCCCTTCCCAGCCTTGTGATATTCTACTAATAGAAAATTCACTGTTTGTATCATTCTGCCACATACTGGTCATTTTAGAATAAGTGAGGGAGGTTTCTTTAAAGAGGCCCTTCCACATAAAAccgtttttacttgtattttatgatatgtgttaggtccatatgtgtttgtgttgtgtcgtgAATGTGAAAATTAACTTCCATCTCCTCTGTCAGATCTAGCCACTGAAAAGAAATAAGCAGAGAAATCAGGTCAGTTTAAAAAGCTTATCAGTGTGGCGTAGAATTGATCGAGGTGATTACTATTCATGAGCTCTCCAACTTGAGACCGCGCCCACATAATACATCTAGTTCAGTGAGTTTTCATAACAAGTTACAGCAAGGATGGCTAAACCTCAACCGTACCGTATTCGGGCCATTGTTTTACGTTGAGAGACATCATTCCTATTAAACGAGGGAATCATAACAGTTGGTACATGTTTGGATGTTCAGAAGAACACTGGATTTGAAGAGAGACTGCGATTAAAAAGCAATGCTCCTCCATCAATATTGGATCCGGACAGAATGGCGCAGCTTATgtgagtaaaacactttagtactATTATGTGTCACAGTAGCGggcggtgacttctcttccgagggtacgcgaattcatgctgcacacgcgttgaaagggtttatgataaaagacacaCGTGTGTGTGAGTAAAAcactttaattcaattcaattttatttatatagcgcttttcacaatactcaattgtttcaaagcagctttacattaatagaagcagtaaaagcacagaaaaacgacagatagcacaacataatacacaatagcataagcagtcaaatttgctgcggctatgacgcgacattatgagcgagcgtattactaatgtaacgtctaggagaagaagctaagttaagcccaagcaggctacctccctgggttaaaaacccccctaggagaaaaaaaacaaaaaccccgatttgtttagccgaggaaataaaaataaaagtcctaggagggaaaaacccttgggagatatacatgtatacacacacatataaacggataaggagcttaagcggagattaagcagagattaagcggatattaagcgggtcctgccggtggtcgttggtcaggcatcagctgggcatcacattgaaggacgaccagtagatcagaggtgtgccgactttcacatctaccggaactgggtctgtttgtcccattgtcctcagggtcaatgggacccagggacgagaccgggagagaaaaacaaaatcatattagcgtaggggccgttcacatgtaatgcaagtgtcacacagtgatgtggtttaatcagcttagtttagACAGagtaactattgcggcataattatattatccacagttgaggattttgcaaattgggggcccactgcaacggtatatatggtaactaagggtcaccttccgatttttaagagaaaatgaaacctgtcgacccgtttgactaaggcctgtaaccccactgtcgtagttaatgcaggttcagtggcaaacgggtctatattgcatactatttacaagatcacgagaaaacgccaacatcgcaacctgagcatacgtgtcaacccgtttgactaaggctggaggccccactgtcgtcgttaatacaggttcagtggcaaacgggtctgtatggcatactattcacaagacacacgaaagcaccaaaatcgcaacccgaccacacgtgccaacccgtttgactaaggccggaagccccactgtcgtcgttaatgcaggttcagtggcaaacgggtctgtatggcatactattcgcaatataaagaaagctcCAAAATcccaacccaaccatacgtgccaacccgtttgactaaggccagaagccccactgtggtcgttaatgcaggttcagtggcaaacgggtttgtatggcatactattcacaagacacagaaagcgccaaaatcacaacccaaccatacgtgccaacccttttgactaaggctggaggcctcactgtcgtcgttaatgcaggttcagtggcaaacgggtttgtatggcatactattcacaagaacacgaaagttccaaaatcgcaatccgactataggttaagataaggtttttatttatttatttggttggtctgtgttatgaccgcgagtgctttgttccgtacagataactatttcgagttaagtacttttactagacaaattatgcgaatgctttgttgaagagaaaagttttaagtctagatttaaaattatcgactgtgtctgattctcggacatcggttggtaaatcattccagagcttaggggctaagtaggaaaatgaccttccacttttagacacttttgatagtctagggataatcaagagaccagaattttgcgaccgtagtgtgcgtgatggattgtattctcatagtaattctctaagatatgagggtgctaggccatttaaagctttgtaggtgattagtgatattttaaattgtatgcgatatttaactggtagccagtgtaaagatgccagaattgggtttatgtggtcgtactttttagatcgagaaagtacccttgcggaagcgttttgaactagctgaagcttgtttacttgatttgcatggcatcccccgagtagcgagttacaatagtctattctagaggtcataaaagcatggataagcttctctgcgtcagatgtagacagtatatggcgtacttttgagatatttctaagatggaagaatgctgtgcggcagacgctggcgatatgactatcgaaggataagttgctgtcgaacatcacacctaagttcctaaccgtggaagatggcaccacagtgcagccatctatgtgcaacttgtaatctgacatat from Misgurnus anguillicaudatus chromosome 16, ASM2758022v2, whole genome shotgun sequence carries:
- the LOC129422902 gene encoding uncharacterized protein, with the protein product MRIDSEAKRLVESILIQKPGGEQIINEYNRTKSLGDETRRKMVNILAADMTEKNGSSPPRQVKEKYARGIVALFPYLSDPFSKNGYEHYYDGESGTGYLAWRIKTIQRGLAKERRTSFEGQGPSAEGMSGGPTIRREPQFAPEAVLSEDECKEAIAFMKHSADEDSVKMKMKLTFDYRHGMVLDPVQSNNILTVFPRFKDIKGLIKQDFVLMFGGAVSGKLLERWPTMFKKKVIQHCKNLPTTSDVQELLIAAEHPTDDSEESANFVWDSDLSSKLLLLHLIPPSAQGRKRPGKVSASQAERHLVVFKKSGTNIEEHLRNITGSDQPYLLAVGPQKNAVHQYFIILDQHAIPCKSTSSLGAFDELFKAHFVFGTNYNTILHNMYTFIQTVYNIDVGKVNESPRVAEVRVRLLS